The genome window TGGAGCGCATCACGGCCGTGATGCAGAATGTGAGAACGAACTACGACACCGACCTGATAAAACCGGTCGTCGAGTTTGCCGCCGGCCTGGCAAAAGAGTGAGACAACTGACCGAAACCGAACGTGACGTGCTGAGAATGCTTGCGGGCGGAATGAAAACGAGCGAGATCGCATTTGCACTCGACACATCTGAGCCTGCGATCGATAGCCACGTCGCAGCGATAATGTCA of Chloracidobacterium sp. contains these proteins:
- a CDS encoding helix-turn-helix transcriptional regulator, coding for MRQLTETERDVLRMLAGGMKTSEIAFALDTSEPAIDSHVAAIMSKLGTASPETAVTTAIAADLISTEL